One Pseudomonas sp. C27(2019) DNA window includes the following coding sequences:
- a CDS encoding type II toxin-antitoxin system Phd/YefM family antitoxin gives MQVKFSEDVVPLSDLKINPGKVVNRAQDTHRPILLTSRGRGVAVVQGLEEFERTAEELRFVKAVAQGLMDVREGNTVSLTEAKKALGIG, from the coding sequence GTCCCTCTCTCGGACCTAAAGATTAACCCTGGAAAAGTGGTCAACCGAGCTCAGGATACACATCGCCCAATCTTGCTTACAAGCCGAGGTCGTGGCGTAGCTGTGGTTCAAGGGCTTGAGGAATTCGAGAGAACTGCCGAGGAACTTCGGTTTGTTAAGGCTGTGGCGCAAGGTCTTATGGATGTGCGCGAGGGCAACACTGTTTCTCTGACTGAGGCAAAGAAAGCACTGGGTATTGGTTAA
- a CDS encoding type II toxin-antitoxin system RelE/ParE family toxin, with product MELRIAQSALEDLQDIQAHYIEEGVAHIGDEYVVAILEHAEILVPHPDAGRIVPEFGSSHIREIIHAPFRVVYLRQEIEVVLIRVWRSERQLELPES from the coding sequence ATGGAACTACGTATCGCACAGTCTGCTCTTGAGGATTTGCAAGATATTCAAGCGCACTATATTGAGGAGGGTGTGGCGCATATCGGTGATGAATATGTCGTTGCTATTCTGGAGCATGCCGAAATACTGGTGCCTCACCCTGATGCCGGCCGAATTGTTCCTGAGTTTGGTTCGAGCCATATCCGAGAGATAATCCATGCGCCTTTTCGAGTTGTTTACCTGAGACAAGAAATCGAGGTTGTACTCATTCGAGTCTGGCGAAGTGAGAGGCAGCTTGAGTTGCCCGAAAGCTAA
- a CDS encoding transcriptional regulator, which yields MFTIIETPTFEADAKKIWTEEERSAFFAWLAASPEIGDPIPGSGGCRKVRWSVAGSGKRGGVRVIYFTKLANGEIWLLVIYKKAVRGNIPAHILKSIREVLENE from the coding sequence ATGTTTACCATCATCGAAACTCCTACATTTGAGGCGGATGCCAAAAAAATCTGGACTGAGGAAGAGCGAAGCGCTTTTTTTGCCTGGCTTGCAGCAAGTCCGGAAATTGGCGACCCCATCCCAGGTAGTGGCGGGTGTAGAAAGGTTCGTTGGTCGGTAGCGGGTTCAGGGAAGCGTGGTGGAGTGCGAGTTATTTACTTCACCAAGTTGGCAAATGGTGAGATCTGGTTGTTAGTGATCTACAAAAAAGCCGTCAGGGGCAACATACCCGCTCATATCCTGAAGTCGATCCGTGAGGTATTGGAAAATGAGTAA
- a CDS encoding DNA-binding transcriptional regulator — MSNEILSGEELGNKLLQSVKEMKAGKAARTSRVEPNEVAKARGKTGLTQIEFAEVLHISARTLQEWEQGRREPSGPAKALIEIASRHPEVIREGLELRG, encoded by the coding sequence ATGAGTAATGAAATTCTGAGTGGTGAGGAGCTTGGCAACAAGCTACTTCAGTCCGTCAAAGAAATGAAAGCAGGCAAAGCCGCCCGAACCAGCCGTGTGGAACCCAATGAAGTAGCAAAGGCACGGGGTAAAACAGGCCTGACGCAGATAGAGTTTGCTGAAGTGCTGCATATTTCTGCGCGTACGCTACAGGAATGGGAGCAAGGTCGTCGTGAACCCTCTGGCCCAGCAAAAGCACTCATCGAGATTGCTTCCCGCCATCCTGAGGTCATCCGGGAAGGCCTCGAACTACGGGGTTAA
- a CDS encoding GNAT family N-acetyltransferase: MYKVERAIFPADLDDVLDLYREYIGSTSVDLGFQGNDEEFKCLSDNYSSDESKIFLAKTNETPVGCAAFRKVDNHTCEMKRVYVRPAARGSKLGATLVDIILEEAIESGYKKICLDVLPEFKAALNLYKSYGFVSHPPVTNNPVPSTQFLGLDLELYNKKLQRISR, translated from the coding sequence TTGTATAAAGTAGAGCGAGCAATATTTCCTGCTGACTTAGATGATGTCCTTGATTTATATCGAGAGTATATCGGCAGCACATCAGTTGACCTTGGATTTCAAGGTAACGATGAAGAGTTTAAATGCTTATCAGATAATTATAGTTCCGATGAATCTAAGATTTTTTTAGCGAAAACCAATGAAACGCCTGTTGGCTGTGCGGCATTCCGAAAAGTAGACAATCACACCTGTGAAATGAAGCGGGTATATGTTCGTCCAGCCGCTCGTGGAAGTAAGCTGGGAGCGACGCTGGTTGATATCATATTGGAAGAAGCAATAGAGAGTGGCTATAAAAAAATATGCCTTGATGTCTTACCTGAGTTCAAAGCAGCTTTAAATTTATATAAGTCTTACGGGTTCGTTAGTCATCCGCCAGTGACGAATAATCCAGTTCCCAGTACTCAATTTCTCGGGCTTGATTTAGAGCTTTATAACAAGAAATTGCAGCGGATAAGCCGCTGA
- a CDS encoding BrnT family toxin encodes MEEFEFDEAKSQANLDKHGIDFVAAQELWKDPHLLEIRAKSEDEPRFALIGKVGEKHWSAVVTYREGRIRLISVRRSRKKEVEFYES; translated from the coding sequence ATGGAAGAATTTGAATTCGACGAAGCCAAAAGTCAGGCAAATCTGGATAAGCACGGTATTGATTTCGTGGCGGCTCAAGAGCTATGGAAAGATCCGCATTTGCTGGAAATTAGAGCAAAATCAGAGGATGAGCCAAGGTTTGCATTGATAGGCAAGGTTGGTGAAAAGCACTGGTCGGCTGTCGTCACGTACAGGGAAGGTCGTATTCGTCTGATTTCAGTCAGGCGTTCTCGTAAGAAGGAGGTTGAGTTCTATGAAAGCTAA
- the brnA gene encoding type II toxin-antitoxin system BrnA family antitoxin — MKAKDFDKKFDEGQEDIIEDLDLSTARRTNLKQKRINVDFPAWVVESLDREAARIGVTRQSIIKVWLVERLQAETANKPLNDDAVGGAH; from the coding sequence ATGAAAGCTAAAGACTTCGACAAAAAATTCGACGAAGGTCAAGAAGATATTATTGAAGACCTTGATTTGTCCACCGCCCGTCGTACTAATCTCAAACAAAAACGAATCAACGTGGACTTTCCCGCTTGGGTCGTAGAATCATTGGATCGTGAGGCTGCGCGCATTGGTGTTACCCGCCAATCAATCATCAAAGTCTGGCTGGTTGAGCGTCTTCAAGCAGAAACTGCTAACAAGCCGCTCAATGATGACGCCGTAGGCGGCGCACATTAG
- a CDS encoding type II toxin-antitoxin system Phd/YefM family antitoxin: MKVELVTNLKRQATKILADLRLSKEPVLITEHGQPSAYLVNVQDYEFMQRRLELLEGLSRGERAVLEGRTYSQSEAREKMSKWLK, translated from the coding sequence ATGAAAGTTGAGCTTGTTACAAACCTTAAGCGCCAAGCCACAAAAATCTTGGCAGATCTGCGTTTGTCCAAAGAACCGGTACTGATCACTGAACATGGTCAGCCATCCGCTTATCTCGTTAATGTGCAGGATTACGAGTTTATGCAGCGTCGGCTTGAGCTGCTTGAGGGGCTCTCACGGGGAGAGCGCGCTGTACTTGAGGGAAGAACGTACAGTCAAAGTGAGGCTAGGGAGAAAATGAGTAAATGGCTGAAATAA
- a CDS encoding type II toxin-antitoxin system RelE/ParE family toxin has product MAEIIWTEPALQELDALAEYVALDNPEAASHLVEKVFDKVERLENFPQSGRVPPELPNSVYREVVVPPCRIFYREDDKRVLILYVMREERQLRAYMLESS; this is encoded by the coding sequence ATGGCTGAAATAATCTGGACGGAGCCAGCCCTTCAGGAACTGGATGCTCTCGCGGAGTATGTTGCGTTGGATAATCCTGAAGCGGCCAGCCATTTGGTCGAAAAAGTGTTTGATAAAGTTGAGCGTCTGGAGAATTTTCCCCAATCTGGACGGGTTCCTCCAGAACTGCCCAATTCCGTATACAGGGAAGTAGTAGTGCCTCCGTGTCGCATTTTTTATCGAGAAGATGATAAGCGGGTTCTTATCCTATATGTCATGCGAGAGGAGCGGCAGCTTCGCGCTTACATGCTGGAGAGCAGCTAA
- a CDS encoding PhzF family phenazine biosynthesis protein: MELEITVVDAFTDSVFGGNPAAVIVTSEWLSDDLMQSIAAENNLSETAFLVLADASTYQIRWFSPLTEIDFCGHATLASAFVLFNKKPQLASIKFSAKAVGELLIEKTETGKIQMDFPNTKPEKLKIIPDNLVAGLSIPPVDVYCNSQAYFVIYESESDVLSVQRDNEILKQLKPLDVVVTCKSESKDYDFMSRYFWPANGGDEDPVTGSIHTGLAPLWAEQLDKNDLIAYQASKRGGVLNCLVSGDRVIISGNAVQYLSGTITV; the protein is encoded by the coding sequence ATGGAACTTGAAATTACAGTGGTAGATGCTTTTACAGACTCTGTTTTTGGCGGGAACCCAGCAGCAGTAATCGTTACGAGTGAATGGCTATCCGACGATTTAATGCAATCCATAGCGGCAGAAAATAACCTTTCTGAAACAGCTTTTTTAGTTTTAGCTGATGCATCAACATACCAGATTCGATGGTTTTCGCCTCTCACTGAAATCGATTTTTGCGGGCATGCAACTTTAGCTTCAGCCTTCGTCTTGTTTAACAAAAAACCTCAATTAGCAAGCATTAAATTTTCAGCTAAGGCAGTTGGAGAGCTACTAATCGAGAAAACTGAAACAGGTAAGATTCAGATGGACTTTCCAAACACCAAGCCTGAAAAGCTCAAAATTATCCCTGATAACTTGGTAGCCGGCCTCTCTATCCCACCGGTGGACGTCTATTGTAACTCGCAGGCCTATTTCGTGATTTATGAGTCCGAGTCTGACGTATTGTCTGTGCAGCGTGATAACGAGATCTTAAAACAGCTTAAGCCACTTGATGTTGTCGTTACATGCAAGTCTGAATCCAAGGATTATGATTTTATGTCAAGGTACTTTTGGCCTGCGAATGGCGGCGATGAGGATCCAGTCACAGGTTCAATTCACACCGGCCTAGCACCGCTTTGGGCTGAACAACTTGATAAAAATGACCTGATTGCATATCAAGCCTCAAAGCGAGGTGGTGTGCTCAACTGTTTGGTGTCGGGCGACAGAGTGATTATTTCTGGCAATGCGGTTCAGTACTTGAGTGGAACTATCACAGTGTAG
- a CDS encoding DUF3375 domain-containing protein, translating into MNLPIRQRVSQYMDARQQHPAWRLLVSPRAPLMLGCLTGLFANQSREGGIAEEDALQALTQMLLEFANHPDFKVDVDNPQQQAGRELREWIKRGLVVERGQRLYETDALNRAVQFIDSLDNRIMTSTASRLSVVQEQIRKLETGLDADPVNRADALRSQIALLQQELADVEAGKVEVLSEAAAVEAILEVYDLSSTLSADFRRVEDSWRAADRILRQSMMAEGVHRGDVLEQLLDGQENLLSTAEGRVFDSFMQQLGESSELKLMTKRIRNILTHPAAEHALNRQQMLELRWLRLKLSAESQMVLRARSRSEQDVRGFIKSGLAAEHHRVGLLLNDIIARAHTLDWSAASLRRAPAALPPLGVALGNVPVPERLRYKVLDDDTDTTPDFTPTDESLAQLDDEFWLAFEGLNREQMLRDTLEVLAQHERPMTLAELAGHLPMTYDLETLSLWIGMAREAGIEIAEGHDLLTFEDADGNHWQYRLPMTRLDSSALADIDWDL; encoded by the coding sequence ATGAATTTACCCATTCGCCAGCGTGTTAGCCAGTATATGGATGCCCGTCAGCAGCATCCGGCTTGGCGCTTACTGGTGTCGCCACGTGCGCCTTTAATGCTGGGCTGTTTAACGGGTCTATTTGCTAATCAAAGTCGCGAAGGCGGCATTGCTGAAGAAGATGCGTTGCAGGCATTGACACAGATGCTACTGGAGTTTGCCAATCACCCTGATTTTAAAGTGGATGTGGATAATCCGCAGCAACAGGCCGGTCGTGAGTTGCGTGAATGGATTAAGCGGGGCTTGGTGGTTGAGCGTGGGCAACGCTTGTATGAAACCGATGCTTTAAATCGAGCAGTGCAATTTATTGACTCGTTGGATAATCGCATTATGACCTCCACCGCCTCGCGTTTGTCTGTGGTGCAAGAGCAAATTCGCAAGCTAGAAACCGGTTTGGATGCTGATCCGGTGAATCGGGCCGATGCCTTGCGAAGCCAAATTGCTCTGTTACAGCAAGAGTTAGCCGACGTTGAGGCGGGCAAGGTTGAGGTCTTATCAGAGGCTGCAGCGGTGGAGGCGATACTCGAAGTTTATGATTTGTCCAGTACACTTAGTGCAGATTTTCGGCGCGTAGAAGACTCGTGGCGTGCCGCGGATCGCATACTGCGCCAGAGCATGATGGCTGAGGGCGTGCACCGAGGTGATGTCTTAGAGCAGTTGTTAGACGGACAAGAAAATCTGCTCAGCACGGCCGAGGGTCGGGTGTTTGACAGTTTTATGCAACAGCTGGGCGAGTCCAGCGAATTAAAGCTGATGACTAAACGTATCCGCAATATTTTGACGCATCCGGCAGCAGAACATGCGTTGAACAGACAGCAAATGCTTGAATTGCGCTGGCTGCGGCTAAAACTGTCTGCTGAAAGCCAAATGGTGTTGCGTGCACGCTCCCGTAGCGAACAGGATGTGCGTGGCTTTATTAAAAGCGGACTGGCGGCTGAGCATCATCGGGTCGGCTTGCTGCTCAATGATATTATCGCCCGTGCTCACACCTTGGACTGGTCGGCTGCCAGTTTGCGGCGTGCACCTGCGGCTTTACCACCACTAGGCGTAGCGCTAGGTAATGTGCCAGTGCCAGAGCGGCTGCGCTATAAAGTGCTCGATGATGACACTGATACCACCCCAGATTTCACCCCCACAGATGAGTCGTTAGCCCAGCTCGATGATGAGTTCTGGTTAGCGTTTGAGGGTTTAAACCGTGAGCAAATGCTGCGCGATACGCTGGAGGTATTGGCTCAGCATGAGAGGCCCATGACCTTAGCGGAGCTCGCTGGCCATTTGCCCATGACCTACGATCTAGAAACCCTTAGTTTATGGATTGGGATGGCACGTGAAGCAGGCATTGAAATCGCTGAAGGGCATGACCTGTTGACGTTTGAAGATGCCGACGGTAACCACTGGCAGTATCGCTTGCCGATGACTCGATTAGACAGTTCTGCGCTGGCAGACATAGACTGGGACCTATAA
- a CDS encoding DUF4194 domain-containing protein produces the protein MTNIFDQMTARSPAEQELEDGEAQTAEQGVEAESARTAQRLREAVQALLSDGLLEQAHKPNLYRTAMHELPQLNALLEPLDLQARVDDVRGLVFLRVWRDDQATVEDDWSHPLVRRQRLTLEQSVLLAFLRQHFVSHEQDAGLGDSNAWVSVDELVALMSGIMGDSGSESKERSRLLTLLNQLKAHGVVTDPDSHGRVQIRPLIAHLANPETLAALLQQLLEHTADAENREEQA, from the coding sequence ATGACCAATATTTTTGACCAGATGACTGCACGATCCCCAGCTGAGCAAGAGCTGGAAGACGGTGAAGCCCAGACAGCAGAGCAAGGTGTAGAAGCAGAGTCAGCGCGTACTGCACAGCGTTTGCGTGAGGCGGTGCAGGCGTTGCTCAGTGATGGTTTGCTAGAGCAGGCGCACAAACCTAACCTGTATCGTACAGCCATGCATGAGTTGCCACAGCTCAATGCGCTTTTAGAACCGCTGGACTTGCAAGCCCGCGTGGATGATGTGCGCGGCTTGGTGTTTTTGCGCGTTTGGCGTGATGATCAAGCAACCGTTGAGGATGACTGGTCACACCCATTGGTTAGGCGTCAGCGCTTGACGTTAGAGCAGTCGGTGCTGCTGGCTTTTTTGCGTCAGCACTTTGTCAGCCATGAGCAGGACGCTGGACTGGGTGACAGTAATGCTTGGGTCTCCGTGGATGAGTTAGTGGCCTTAATGAGTGGTATAATGGGCGACAGCGGCAGCGAGAGCAAAGAGAGAAGCCGTCTACTTACCCTGCTCAATCAATTGAAAGCGCACGGCGTAGTAACTGATCCAGACAGCCATGGGCGGGTGCAGATTCGCCCGTTAATTGCCCATTTAGCCAACCCGGAAACCTTGGCCGCTTTGTTGCAACAATTGCTTGAACACACTGCGGATGCAGAAAACAGGGAGGAGCAGGCATGA
- a CDS encoding ATP-binding protein has product MSDQSTLHLEPGYRLQQLELYNWGGFDGYHSADIDPAGTAIVGPTGSGKTTLVDALMTLLGSNPKYNLASTGGHESDRDLASYVRGVAGAGDGSGGQTHIARPGKTVSGISATLASSDGEVRLAAVFSFDGSSSAAADLQKIWLFATGPQQNLQHWLTLYSEGGLRALRQWAKDSEGLWLYANNKRNYLARARGFFEVRENAFNLLNRAAGLKQLNSIDEIFRELVLDDCAQFARAKEVANSFDDLTAIYQEIEVARKQIAALLPVQQYWREHQQLSEDWQQQQQRCEHFPLWFALHSHQRWQAEQQRLQQAQDLASSAVDEADAQHAQQQRLNEQLHAEYLQLGGDSIKALEEKKADRQTLRQERERQARNYQAMATALQLDNRIERGVLQASQTQLQQSLPGWQQTAGKLTEQAFEQGVTQRALGQQLEQHKDELEDALRHPASNIAPSYRQLRTQLADALGIDEELLPFVAELVQVKPEEQAWRGAIERALGGHRLRLLVPEAQMQQALSWVNSRDNRLHVRLLEVRSVETTAQFFADGFTRKLDYKQHPYREAVKHLLAGLDRHCVTDVSLLRRTEHAMTIEGTLSGRSGFFDKQDQRSLDQDWQTGFDNQDRLRQLKQQVKHSEAELNAASAALKQARTHADDANNRLKLAEQFLQLSFTEIDYLSVQKELDVIQEQLARMTAPDSDLTAARLAYEQGQTRLAELDVNKTEAHKALARCQEQGVNAAKQLKQLADKLVGLAPLAHAAEFAQFVAKVEQWELLELPQLEREIHNELSNKRDQLARRRGQKETDLGKAMTKAQTLDHGYLAEVATELQDVPEYLKRLQQLTEEDLPAKQQRFKAYLNRSSEDGVRQLMSEIEDEVLRIDDRLEDVNNTLQRVDFQPGRYLQIVATHIQHESLRTFNAARDRLNSARFVEDEGESHYQALQAIVTLLRDAAERQRTQPAKALLDPRFRLEFKVADIDRATGKVIETRSGSQGGSGGEKEIIASYVLTASLSYALCPDGSRYPLFATIVLDEAFSRSSQAVAGRIIAALAEFGLHPLFVTPNKEMRLLRNHTRSAIIVHRRGLASSLTCLSWEKLDEMAQTRLLHGTAHEVTH; this is encoded by the coding sequence ATGAGCGACCAATCGACGTTGCACTTAGAGCCAGGCTATCGTTTGCAGCAACTGGAGCTGTATAACTGGGGTGGTTTTGATGGTTATCACAGCGCCGATATCGACCCAGCAGGAACCGCCATTGTAGGACCGACAGGCAGCGGTAAAACAACCTTGGTGGACGCCTTGATGACGCTGCTCGGCAGCAATCCTAAGTACAACCTTGCCTCAACTGGCGGACATGAAAGTGATCGCGATTTGGCGTCCTATGTGCGTGGTGTGGCGGGTGCTGGTGACGGCAGTGGCGGACAAACACACATTGCCCGCCCAGGCAAAACAGTCAGCGGTATCAGTGCCACACTGGCCAGTAGCGATGGCGAAGTACGCCTAGCTGCCGTGTTTAGTTTTGATGGCAGCAGCTCAGCGGCAGCAGATTTACAAAAAATCTGGCTGTTTGCAACTGGGCCGCAGCAAAACTTGCAGCATTGGCTCACCCTCTATAGCGAGGGCGGCTTGCGGGCGTTGCGTCAGTGGGCCAAAGACAGTGAAGGGCTGTGGCTTTACGCCAACAATAAACGTAATTATCTGGCCCGTGCACGTGGTTTTTTTGAAGTGCGGGAAAACGCCTTTAACCTGCTTAATCGCGCTGCCGGACTCAAGCAGCTCAACAGCATTGACGAGATTTTTCGTGAGTTGGTGCTCGATGATTGCGCTCAATTCGCGCGGGCCAAAGAGGTTGCCAACAGCTTTGATGACCTAACGGCGATTTATCAAGAAATTGAAGTGGCGCGCAAGCAAATCGCGGCGTTGTTGCCGGTACAGCAGTATTGGCGCGAGCATCAGCAGTTGAGTGAAGACTGGCAGCAACAGCAACAACGCTGTGAACATTTTCCGCTCTGGTTCGCTCTCCACAGTCACCAGCGCTGGCAGGCAGAGCAGCAACGCCTGCAACAAGCGCAAGACCTAGCCAGCAGTGCCGTTGATGAGGCAGATGCACAGCACGCACAACAGCAGCGCCTGAATGAACAGCTGCATGCCGAATACCTACAGTTGGGCGGCGACTCTATCAAGGCGCTGGAAGAGAAAAAAGCCGATCGACAAACACTCAGGCAAGAGCGTGAACGGCAGGCGCGTAATTACCAAGCAATGGCCACCGCACTACAGCTTGATAACCGTATCGAGCGAGGTGTTTTGCAGGCGAGCCAAACACAGCTACAGCAATCCTTACCGGGTTGGCAGCAAACAGCAGGCAAATTAACAGAACAGGCTTTTGAGCAAGGCGTTACTCAGCGTGCTTTAGGGCAACAGCTTGAGCAGCATAAAGATGAGTTAGAGGATGCGCTGCGTCATCCTGCGTCCAATATTGCACCGTCTTATCGCCAGTTACGTACCCAGCTCGCTGACGCCTTGGGTATAGATGAAGAACTGCTCCCTTTTGTGGCTGAGCTGGTACAGGTCAAACCCGAAGAACAGGCATGGCGAGGGGCTATTGAGCGGGCACTGGGCGGACATCGCTTGCGCCTGTTAGTACCAGAAGCGCAGATGCAGCAGGCGCTCAGCTGGGTGAACAGTCGCGATAATCGTCTGCATGTGCGCTTATTGGAAGTGAGGTCAGTAGAGACAACAGCGCAGTTTTTTGCCGATGGATTTACTCGTAAATTAGACTATAAACAGCACCCCTACCGTGAAGCGGTGAAGCACCTGCTGGCCGGATTGGACCGCCATTGTGTCACTGATGTGAGCCTGTTACGCCGAACTGAACATGCGATGACCATTGAAGGCACGCTATCGGGACGCAGTGGCTTTTTCGACAAACAAGACCAGCGTAGCCTGGATCAGGATTGGCAGACCGGCTTTGATAACCAAGACCGTTTGCGCCAGCTTAAGCAACAAGTAAAGCACAGTGAAGCAGAGCTTAATGCGGCCAGTGCAGCACTTAAACAGGCACGAACTCACGCTGATGATGCAAATAATAGGCTTAAACTGGCTGAGCAGTTTTTGCAGTTAAGTTTTACCGAGATTGATTATCTGTCGGTGCAAAAAGAGCTGGATGTGATTCAAGAGCAGCTGGCACGCATGACCGCTCCAGACTCAGATCTAACTGCCGCCCGTCTAGCCTATGAGCAGGGGCAAACACGCCTGGCCGAGCTGGATGTGAACAAGACCGAGGCGCACAAGGCTTTAGCACGCTGCCAAGAGCAAGGAGTGAATGCTGCTAAACAGCTTAAACAACTGGCGGATAAGTTGGTAGGTTTAGCCCCCTTAGCCCATGCAGCCGAGTTTGCTCAGTTTGTTGCTAAAGTAGAGCAATGGGAACTATTAGAACTGCCACAACTTGAACGTGAGATTCACAACGAACTCAGCAATAAGCGCGACCAATTAGCCAGACGACGCGGGCAAAAAGAAACTGACCTAGGCAAGGCGATGACTAAAGCGCAGACCTTAGACCACGGATATTTAGCAGAAGTGGCTACAGAGTTGCAGGATGTACCTGAGTATTTAAAGCGTCTACAACAGCTAACAGAAGAGGATCTACCCGCTAAACAGCAGCGTTTTAAAGCCTATCTTAACCGCTCGTCAGAGGATGGCGTACGCCAGTTAATGAGCGAAATCGAAGATGAGGTTCTGCGGATTGATGACCGCTTAGAAGACGTCAACAACACCTTGCAACGCGTTGATTTTCAGCCAGGGCGTTACTTGCAAATAGTTGCAACTCATATTCAGCATGAAAGCCTGCGCACCTTCAATGCGGCGCGGGATAGGCTTAATAGCGCCCGCTTTGTTGAAGATGAGGGTGAAAGCCATTACCAAGCCTTGCAAGCCATTGTCACTTTGCTACGTGATGCCGCAGAACGACAGCGTACCCAGCCCGCTAAAGCCTTACTTGATCCGCGTTTTCGACTGGAATTTAAAGTGGCGGACATTGATCGTGCGACTGGCAAGGTAATTGAAACCCGCAGTGGCTCACAGGGCGGCAGTGGAGGCGAAAAAGAAATTATTGCCTCCTATGTACTGACAGCATCCTTATCTTATGCGCTCTGTCCAGATGGCAGCCGTTATCCATTGTTTGCCACCATAGTGCTGGATGAAGCCTTTTCGCGCAGTTCGCAAGCAGTGGCGGGGCGGATTATTGCAGCACTGGCTGAGTTCGGCTTGCATCCGCTATTTGTCACGCCCAACAAAGAAATGCGCTTGTTACGCAACCACACCCGTTCAGCGATAATTGTTCATCGCCGTGGCCTGGCGTCCAGTCTGACGTGTTTAAGCTGGGAGAAGTTAGACGAAATGGCACAAACACGCTTACTTCATGGGACTGCGCATGAAGTCACCCACTGA
- a CDS encoding DUF3322 domain-containing protein yields MKSPTELAQQLTRQWHNNTLRAQRLLTPEPWPLKFVIGKPTATQVLQQAASVQQHIQSWRQVSVGQVVFEHKSYRRLAETVELPSYWQINSPSEWVQACQDAAVRHEFAVLSQLISASDSCMHELLVRERSLWRHKPLNELLDTLVLAGKLTPGCAQGQPLRLLSGYGVDTKFVERHQTLLRRLLDTRFADAASEQGLLNFLDALDEKDHWLLVRPLAEGLLPFQRLRIASTELAQTALPATRILLAENERCEHLLPPLHDCIAVLGAGFDLAWLAGQALEGKQLYYWGDLDTWGLAMLARARQLRPNLQAVMMTQEIFTDYADFAVHEPQRAGRFDLSSLMASEQKLFNHLQQQEKGRLEQEFIPLERVHAEIEEQIT; encoded by the coding sequence ATGAAGTCACCCACTGAGTTAGCGCAACAACTGACGCGTCAATGGCACAATAATACGTTGCGTGCCCAGCGGTTATTGACGCCAGAGCCTTGGCCGCTCAAGTTCGTCATTGGTAAGCCGACGGCAACCCAGGTGCTGCAGCAGGCCGCCAGTGTTCAGCAACATATTCAGAGCTGGCGACAGGTCAGCGTGGGGCAGGTTGTGTTTGAGCACAAAAGTTACCGGCGCTTGGCTGAGACAGTGGAGCTACCCAGCTACTGGCAAATTAATAGCCCGAGTGAGTGGGTGCAGGCCTGCCAGGATGCAGCCGTGCGCCATGAATTTGCTGTGTTAAGCCAGCTCATTAGTGCCAGTGATTCGTGCATGCACGAGCTGCTAGTGCGTGAGCGCAGCCTGTGGCGACATAAGCCGCTTAACGAACTGCTCGACACGCTAGTGCTGGCAGGGAAACTCACACCCGGCTGTGCACAGGGGCAGCCGTTGCGGTTATTGTCGGGATATGGTGTGGATACCAAGTTTGTTGAACGTCACCAAACCCTGTTGCGCCGCCTACTGGATACGCGTTTCGCAGATGCAGCGAGCGAGCAAGGGTTGCTCAATTTTCTTGATGCGCTGGATGAAAAAGACCATTGGTTATTGGTGCGACCATTGGCAGAGGGCTTGTTGCCTTTTCAGCGGCTGCGCATTGCCAGTACTGAGCTGGCACAAACAGCGTTACCGGCTACACGTATTCTATTGGCCGAGAACGAACGCTGCGAACACCTACTACCGCCACTGCACGACTGCATTGCGGTACTGGGCGCTGGCTTTGACTTGGCATGGCTAGCCGGTCAGGCGCTGGAGGGCAAGCAGCTGTATTACTGGGGTGATTTGGATACTTGGGGGCTGGCGATGCTGGCACGCGCTCGACAGCTGCGCCCCAACCTACAAGCCGTGATGATGACGCAAGAAATTTTTACTGACTATGCTGATTTTGCAGTTCACGAGCCACAGCGTGCGGGTCGCTTTGACCTGTCATCCCTAATGGCCAGTGAACAGAAATTATTTAATCACCTGCAGCAGCAAGAAAAAGGCCGCCTAGAGCAGGAGTTTATTCCCCTTGAGCGCGTACACGCAGAAATCGAAGAACAGATCACCTAG